One genomic window of Methanosarcina acetivorans C2A includes the following:
- a CDS encoding PKD domain-containing protein, translating to MTKNMTKNEIQNRIQNIAKHGFLLSIFLILLLVFAGSASAQTIEVNPGDDVISIIEDEAQAGDVIYFNPGTYNMGGSWNIYDKPVSLIGAGADEVTILGGKRVRLNYYDYAGASDIRVENITFSTDIIIYGTDSYDSNLVIRNCVMNQYTDLDYLKNLEVSNNVFASASNQRNTIITVKQLDFSGNRMDKVYWNILWIDSGKITGNTFTNVTAHYAIEIEGGDDLTFSDNIISNCTENGGGFLIDYKNDRNIITGNTFDSNSVGITVEVVNGETGTGNKIYHNNFINNTINIDDGSPAGSVQYVSDTVNYNYKGKSYTSALGNYYDNYTGADADIDGIGDIPYTIGLGSDTAPLMGKVTVSGENITITAASGSSVPIADFTAAPTYGNAPLKVNFTDTSTDDVSSYSWDFDNDGTVDSTEQNPSHTYETAGTYSVNLTVANSAGSDTKTQTDYIKVIDTENLESEWPEFQKDSSNTGYGFSYAPTRNPKLLWQNLTSPEQEPCGSGGINVPPVISGNTVFVTAGNASVWAFDKDTGNLLWSKELGGDLTQTSTPTLGNGTLFVPTMEGDLYAFDPETGNELWNIHVTDGNLECPITYSDHKLYIGDGLEGGTGTKYYYCYDDSGNLVWKHENTNSSGFIWSGSVVVGNYLVYPVFEGKMVCLEKDTGTFVDEVDFSKSSDVSFALSDPGMFRSSVTYADGALYTSSERGQETGYCFKVGFNPDTGQFLDTGWTASIGFSTSTPVVYNGRVYVGHGEHGETGSMFCLNDSDGSVIWETPVSGGVKSSPVVSVENNKPYIYFTEAIVDGSIYCLNPDGSLAWHYNPADDDAYTLQGAALSGGKVYYGTDNGYLYCIGQGEALPPEVDFSSDKQTGSFPLTVSFKDRSFNANKFLWDFGDGNTSTEVNPVHTYTSAGSYTVTLTVANNHGEDTKVVENYIYAVKTPTTWPVKSGESIQAAINSADSGDIIKVYPGEYHEVLTIDKALTLKGIRDPVLNASGFTGSSGITISADDVEINGFEITGTEEMCFAITVNAKNALIEDNLIDNCAEGVMFTGTGNTLRQNNISNCWDFAAVLDSTGDNRIYQNTFINNNGRKMGGSSDHISGGSGSFFQSPEPVEYLWEGEKLTGYMGNYYDDYTGNNSDGDGIGDVSYTADGGTDQYPLVMPYSYYVEEQENESVPEDSWYQFHGKVDHLGYSESGPKTNRTEWVSEDIDAISSSSPVVAGGKVFVICGAGGMEESTDDIPQLVALDEFNGDIIWNVSIPKAVYGSWASPAYDNGMVFTATGPELGCYDAETGEKIWCFNDTVGSQGAVNSGPAIADGMVIFSDWDGSHYYCLDEDTGYLLWSFEVVGDGQSVPAYADGKFYLTSWGYGSSYAGHAYCVDAVTGEQVWHINNIEQNFCGSPAYKDGVLYLTTYNFYGDGDLLALDAADGSIIWQQTIQRTDSTPAFAYGNVYVCGGCAGFSNVQTYCFNATTGTPVWSTPSKTGDNGGIGDWTCSVAVADGLVYVGTAGDGYFGYANIYALDAFTGEVAWHTPHAGSTPAISDGMLFSIGGDQKVYAFKDSLTSPVANFSADITSGNAPLTVNFTDESTGTVSSYSWDFDNDGTVDSTEQNPSNTYASAGNYTVNLTVTNAEGSDSDLKTDYITVSSTPVEPEPVAAFIADVTGGTAPLIVNFTDQSTGSPTAWAWDFGDGANSTEQNPSHTYVSAGNYTVNLTVENAAGMDFELKTNYIEVSETSGSTVTLYFDPESSSVSENESTEINIVASNFPAGFSGYNLTVAIDDPAVAEIVNIEYPSWALITENSTLPGTSIYMKTVDLEDSVKEGAADVVLATLTVSGKEKGSANLSIGVKRLEEDSGDSIEPALLTGKIEVTLLSPLPDQEYAPKDLDGDGLYEDLTGNGEFSFVDIVAYFHNMDWIEENMPVEYFDFNGNGRIDFDDVVDMFAMI from the coding sequence ATGACAAAAAATATGACAAAAAATGAGATACAAAACAGGATACAAAATATTGCCAAACACGGCTTCTTGTTAAGTATATTTCTGATCCTGTTGTTAGTCTTTGCCGGGTCCGCGTCGGCACAAACTATTGAAGTCAACCCAGGGGATGATGTCATCTCCATCATTGAGGATGAAGCACAGGCTGGAGATGTCATATACTTCAACCCTGGAACTTATAATATGGGTGGCAGTTGGAATATATACGACAAACCTGTATCATTAATAGGTGCAGGTGCAGATGAGGTAACTATTCTTGGGGGTAAAAGAGTACGCCTTAACTACTATGATTATGCAGGTGCTTCCGATATCCGGGTTGAGAATATCACTTTTTCAACGGATATTATTATCTATGGGACGGATTCTTATGACAGCAATCTTGTAATCAGAAACTGTGTCATGAATCAATATACAGATCTAGATTACCTGAAGAACCTTGAAGTTTCGAATAACGTTTTTGCATCTGCCTCTAACCAAAGAAACACTATTATAACCGTTAAGCAGCTGGACTTTTCCGGAAATCGGATGGATAAGGTTTATTGGAATATACTTTGGATTGATAGCGGTAAGATCACAGGCAACACCTTTACAAACGTTACTGCACACTATGCAATTGAAATTGAGGGAGGCGATGACCTAACATTCAGTGATAATATTATTTCAAACTGCACCGAAAATGGAGGAGGTTTCTTGATAGATTATAAAAACGATCGCAATATTATTACCGGGAACACCTTTGACTCCAATTCTGTGGGAATTACTGTTGAAGTGGTAAATGGAGAAACCGGCACCGGTAATAAGATCTACCACAACAACTTCATTAACAACACCATTAACATCGACGACGGTTCACCGGCCGGCTCAGTCCAGTATGTCAGCGATACTGTAAATTACAACTACAAGGGCAAGTCTTACACGTCAGCCCTTGGAAATTACTACGACAACTACACAGGCGCAGATGCTGATATAGATGGCATTGGTGACATTCCTTATACAATTGGCTTGGGGAGTGACACTGCACCCCTTATGGGTAAAGTCACAGTCAGCGGGGAGAATATAACAATTACAGCAGCATCGGGTTCTTCCGTTCCAATCGCTGATTTCACAGCAGCACCGACTTATGGAAATGCGCCTCTTAAGGTCAACTTTACAGATACTTCTACTGATGATGTCTCTTCCTATTCATGGGATTTTGACAACGACGGAACTGTGGACTCAACTGAGCAGAACCCCTCACATACCTACGAAACTGCAGGTACCTACTCTGTCAACCTTACGGTTGCCAATTCAGCCGGGAGTGATACAAAAACACAGACAGACTATATCAAGGTAATAGACACAGAAAATCTCGAATCCGAATGGCCGGAGTTCCAGAAAGACAGCTCCAATACCGGCTACGGCTTCAGCTATGCCCCAACAAGGAACCCGAAACTCCTCTGGCAGAACCTGACTTCTCCTGAACAGGAACCCTGCGGGAGCGGAGGCATCAATGTCCCGCCAGTGATTTCCGGAAACACGGTTTTCGTAACTGCCGGAAACGCCTCTGTCTGGGCCTTTGATAAAGATACAGGAAACCTTCTCTGGTCAAAGGAACTTGGCGGGGACCTGACACAGACTTCCACTCCTACCCTCGGGAACGGAACACTTTTTGTCCCTACCATGGAAGGAGACCTCTATGCTTTTGACCCGGAAACCGGAAACGAGCTCTGGAACATACACGTAACCGACGGCAACCTGGAGTGTCCCATCACCTATTCTGACCATAAGCTCTACATCGGAGACGGGCTTGAAGGAGGAACCGGGACAAAATATTATTACTGTTATGACGACAGCGGGAACCTTGTCTGGAAACACGAAAACACAAACAGTTCCGGCTTTATATGGAGCGGCTCGGTAGTTGTCGGAAATTACCTGGTCTACCCTGTCTTCGAAGGCAAGATGGTTTGTCTCGAAAAAGATACCGGAACCTTTGTAGATGAGGTTGATTTCAGTAAGAGTTCGGATGTCTCTTTTGCACTTTCCGACCCCGGGATGTTCAGAAGTTCGGTAACCTATGCTGATGGTGCATTGTATACATCCTCGGAAAGAGGCCAGGAAACAGGATACTGCTTCAAAGTAGGGTTCAACCCTGATACAGGCCAGTTCCTGGATACCGGCTGGACAGCTTCAATAGGGTTTTCAACCTCGACTCCCGTAGTGTATAACGGAAGGGTCTATGTGGGACATGGAGAACACGGCGAGACCGGGTCAATGTTCTGCCTGAACGATTCCGACGGATCGGTCATCTGGGAGACCCCGGTCAGCGGCGGAGTAAAATCCTCTCCTGTCGTTTCGGTTGAAAACAACAAACCTTACATCTACTTCACCGAAGCCATCGTGGACGGCTCTATCTACTGTCTGAACCCTGACGGGTCTCTTGCCTGGCACTACAACCCTGCTGATGACGATGCATATACCCTGCAGGGTGCAGCTCTTTCCGGCGGCAAAGTCTACTACGGAACCGATAACGGATACCTATACTGCATCGGACAGGGAGAAGCTCTTCCTCCAGAGGTAGACTTCAGTTCGGACAAACAGACAGGTTCCTTCCCATTGACTGTTTCCTTCAAAGACAGGTCCTTTAATGCAAACAAATTCCTCTGGGACTTCGGGGACGGAAACACTTCAACTGAGGTAAACCCTGTCCACACGTATACTTCCGCGGGCAGCTACACCGTAACCCTTACCGTTGCAAATAACCACGGAGAGGATACCAAAGTTGTCGAAAACTACATTTACGCGGTCAAAACCCCTACTACCTGGCCTGTCAAAAGCGGGGAGTCCATCCAGGCAGCTATTAATTCAGCGGATTCCGGAGACATTATCAAGGTCTATCCCGGGGAATACCACGAAGTCCTGACCATCGACAAGGCTCTGACCCTAAAAGGCATCAGGGACCCTGTCCTGAATGCTTCGGGTTTCACAGGCTCTTCAGGAATAACCATAAGTGCTGACGATGTCGAGATCAACGGCTTTGAAATTACAGGAACCGAAGAGATGTGCTTTGCGATTACCGTCAATGCAAAGAACGCACTGATAGAGGACAACCTTATAGATAACTGCGCTGAAGGCGTGATGTTCACAGGGACCGGAAACACTCTCCGGCAGAATAATATTTCCAACTGCTGGGACTTTGCAGCCGTGCTTGACAGCACGGGAGACAACCGGATCTATCAGAACACCTTCATCAACAACAATGGCAGGAAAATGGGCGGTTCAAGCGACCATATTTCAGGCGGGTCAGGTTCGTTCTTCCAGAGCCCGGAGCCCGTAGAATACCTGTGGGAAGGAGAAAAACTGACAGGGTACATGGGTAATTATTACGATGACTACACCGGAAATAACTCTGACGGGGATGGAATCGGGGATGTATCTTACACTGCTGACGGAGGGACCGACCAGTACCCGCTTGTGATGCCGTATTCATACTACGTTGAAGAGCAGGAAAACGAGTCCGTTCCTGAGGATTCCTGGTACCAGTTCCACGGAAAGGTTGACCACCTTGGCTACTCCGAAAGCGGGCCAAAGACCAACCGGACTGAGTGGGTAAGTGAGGACATTGATGCAATCAGCAGTTCCTCCCCTGTTGTGGCCGGAGGAAAAGTCTTTGTGATATGCGGGGCCGGAGGAATGGAAGAGAGCACGGATGATATTCCCCAGCTAGTAGCCCTGGACGAATTTAACGGAGACATAATCTGGAACGTCAGCATTCCGAAAGCCGTATACGGTTCCTGGGCTTCCCCTGCTTATGATAACGGCATGGTCTTTACGGCCACAGGCCCCGAACTTGGATGTTACGACGCCGAAACAGGAGAAAAAATCTGGTGTTTCAATGATACTGTGGGAAGTCAGGGTGCGGTTAACAGCGGACCTGCTATTGCGGATGGTATGGTAATATTTAGCGATTGGGACGGAAGCCATTACTACTGTCTTGACGAGGACACAGGGTACCTGCTCTGGAGTTTTGAAGTTGTAGGAGACGGCCAGTCCGTACCCGCCTACGCGGACGGAAAGTTCTACCTGACAAGCTGGGGCTATGGGTCATCTTATGCAGGCCATGCTTACTGCGTGGACGCAGTAACAGGGGAGCAGGTCTGGCACATTAATAATATCGAACAGAACTTCTGCGGGTCCCCTGCTTATAAAGACGGGGTTCTCTACCTGACAACCTACAACTTCTACGGAGACGGAGACCTTCTTGCCCTGGACGCCGCTGACGGGAGCATAATCTGGCAGCAGACCATCCAGAGGACGGATTCAACTCCTGCTTTTGCCTACGGAAATGTCTATGTTTGCGGAGGATGCGCTGGTTTTTCCAATGTGCAGACATACTGTTTCAATGCAACTACAGGCACACCTGTCTGGTCAACCCCTTCAAAAACAGGTGATAACGGAGGGATCGGAGACTGGACCTGTTCAGTAGCTGTTGCAGACGGGCTCGTTTATGTGGGAACCGCAGGAGACGGGTACTTCGGCTATGCCAATATTTATGCACTGGACGCCTTTACGGGAGAAGTAGCCTGGCACACCCCTCATGCGGGATCGACCCCGGCAATTTCGGATGGTATGCTTTTCAGTATAGGAGGAGACCAGAAAGTCTATGCCTTCAAGGACTCCCTCACTTCACCTGTTGCCAACTTCTCTGCAGACATAACATCAGGCAATGCACCATTGACAGTCAACTTCACGGACGAGTCAACAGGCACTGTTTCGTCCTATTCATGGGACTTTGATAATGACGGAACTGTGGACTCAACTGAGCAGAACCCCTCGAATACGTATGCATCGGCAGGTAACTACACTGTCAACCTTACGGTTACAAATGCAGAAGGAAGTGATTCCGATCTAAAGACCGATTACATCACTGTATCTTCTACACCTGTAGAACCTGAACCAGTTGCTGCTTTCATTGCTGATGTAACTGGCGGGACTGCTCCTCTCATTGTGAATTTCACAGACCAGTCCACAGGTTCACCTACTGCCTGGGCATGGGACTTCGGGGATGGGGCAAACTCAACTGAGCAGAACCCCTCTCACACATACGTTTCAGCCGGAAATTACACCGTAAACCTGACTGTGGAAAATGCTGCTGGGATGGACTTTGAGTTAAAAACGAATTACATAGAAGTTTCCGAAACTTCCGGGTCAACCGTTACTCTCTATTTCGACCCTGAAAGTTCCTCAGTTTCAGAAAACGAATCTACTGAAATAAATATCGTTGCCAGTAATTTCCCTGCAGGTTTCTCGGGATACAACCTGACCGTTGCTATTGACGACCCGGCTGTTGCCGAGATAGTCAATATAGAATACCCTTCCTGGGCTCTGATTACTGAGAACTCTACCCTGCCAGGGACTTCTATCTACATGAAGACTGTTGACCTGGAAGATTCCGTTAAGGAAGGGGCAGCAGATGTTGTGCTTGCTACTCTCACTGTTTCTGGAAAGGAGAAAGGATCTGCAAACCTTTCGATAGGGGTTAAACGTCTGGAGGAAGATTCGGGAGACTCTATCGAACCAGCTCTTTTGACAGGAAAAATTGAGGTGACCCTTCTGTCTCCCCTACCTGATCAGGAATATGCTCCTAAGGACCTTGACGGAGACGGACTCTATGAAGACCTCACCGGAAATGGAGAGTTCAGTTTCGTGGATATAGTGGCATACTTCCACAACATGGACTGGATAGAGGAAAACATGCCGGTGGAGTACTTCGACTTCAACGGAAACGGAAGGATAGACTTTGATGATGTAGTGGATATGTTTGCAATGATATGA
- a CDS encoding tetratricopeptide repeat protein, producing the protein MSPIKKIYLIVCSFILLTCSLYASTGFLHVAGAVEDQKDTVGDGEPVAPPSLEEVLAQSPVSVEGLIKKGNDLYSLKKYELSIECFDDALEMDSNSSMACYGKGCALTSLKRYEEAIDCYDKALESFPTSSWSWYQKGDEYIQTQNYVEAINCYEKSFSMDSYLSRVWFQKALASEKLGMEQEALASYDSSIGLGSNVSKTLQMKGKAYTGLENYDEAMRCFNGALNITPDDFELWTQKGIMYDMSGDYEAAIQCYDEAISLNPDLTEAWYNKGVDLEGMGLYQEALTCYEFVLLSEPENLNTLQKKGFCLEQLGRNEEALQCYEEILTYSPDDADAWYSKGSVLNAMGDYDAAIACYDRALNPDAGIEVEEIGEALLEKFNAYDSALPGYSEVPEFKSSAVKIWYDKGLAFDKLENYESALECYDSVLETESGHAVVWYMKALDLDRLDRYEEAAGCYDKALKLNSEYAKVWYRKGYDSSKFGQYKDAAKSFDKAVNLDDNYTLAWYGKAFALAKTGDYEEALVCYEKVLAAAPDSAEIWYNKGLLLDQLERHQEASDCYSKALQINPGYSVARFRLNKNTEELYGGLTPNSSEGKKTEVSPKSAISGGFWSYLLNYKYTLTEESSDISENFDDLSPEFSYDAAWYGKASAYSKLNMHEDALDAYDTALSINPLRTEAWYEKGSALDKLGRSEEALECYKKALEINPQSSDALYGMASISNTLGRSEEAIAYYDQLLAANASDPEALQGKSQALVNLGRYEEAVECFNPLLELESENIEALDGRAFSLTKSGRQEEALEDYDRILQLEPSNSKAMTEKASLFEELGRYEEAASTYGEILRITPENREIMYRQGKALEAMGDFEAAIACYDQILALDPKNIDAINNKGFAYAKMEKYQEAIASYDKAIEYAPNNATAWYFKGCANFAISSNIAAVESFDKVVTLKPDCITAWYNRGYLYNVMGEVNESINSYNSALAINPNEPSVLYNKRFAHYRIKEYEDASACKTKLDSIDPGFVTALQNRGTRIFIPETYRSDLNYSLPVRWYEEEGNYSNNTSINVTETPQQVTNTSSREGQKEH; encoded by the coding sequence ATGAGCCCAATTAAAAAAATTTACTTGATTGTTTGTTCTTTCATTCTTCTGACCTGTAGTTTATATGCCAGTACAGGTTTTTTACATGTAGCAGGAGCAGTGGAGGACCAGAAGGATACTGTAGGAGACGGCGAGCCTGTTGCTCCTCCCTCGCTTGAAGAGGTACTTGCGCAGAGCCCTGTTTCTGTAGAAGGCCTGATAAAGAAAGGCAACGATCTCTATTCTCTTAAAAAGTATGAGCTTTCCATAGAATGCTTTGATGACGCACTTGAGATGGATTCGAATTCTTCAATGGCATGCTATGGAAAGGGCTGTGCTCTGACATCACTGAAAAGATATGAAGAAGCTATTGATTGCTATGATAAAGCTCTTGAAAGCTTTCCAACTTCTTCCTGGAGCTGGTATCAAAAAGGCGATGAATATATTCAGACACAAAATTATGTAGAGGCTATCAACTGCTACGAGAAAAGTTTCTCTATGGATAGCTATCTTTCCAGAGTCTGGTTCCAGAAAGCCCTTGCTTCTGAGAAACTGGGCATGGAGCAGGAGGCATTAGCTTCCTATGATAGTTCAATTGGCCTGGGCTCTAACGTGTCCAAAACTCTGCAAATGAAAGGGAAAGCTTACACCGGGCTTGAAAATTACGATGAAGCAATGAGGTGTTTTAACGGAGCACTTAATATTACTCCTGATGACTTTGAACTCTGGACTCAGAAAGGTATAATGTATGATATGTCCGGAGATTATGAAGCTGCAATACAGTGCTACGACGAGGCAATTTCCCTCAATCCTGACCTTACTGAGGCCTGGTATAATAAAGGCGTAGACCTTGAGGGAATGGGGCTGTATCAGGAAGCTCTGACCTGCTACGAATTTGTCCTCCTTTCAGAGCCTGAAAACCTCAATACCCTGCAGAAAAAAGGTTTCTGTCTCGAGCAGCTTGGTAGAAATGAAGAGGCTCTGCAGTGCTATGAAGAGATTCTTACTTACAGTCCTGATGACGCTGATGCATGGTATAGTAAAGGTTCCGTGCTTAATGCTATGGGAGATTACGACGCTGCAATAGCCTGCTATGACAGAGCCCTTAATCCAGATGCAGGAATTGAAGTGGAAGAGATTGGAGAAGCTCTTCTCGAAAAGTTTAATGCCTATGATTCTGCACTTCCCGGGTATTCTGAAGTGCCCGAGTTTAAATCTTCTGCAGTTAAAATCTGGTACGACAAAGGACTGGCTTTTGATAAACTCGAAAACTACGAGTCTGCTCTTGAATGTTATGATAGTGTACTGGAGACAGAATCAGGACACGCAGTGGTCTGGTACATGAAAGCCCTGGACTTGGACAGACTTGACAGGTATGAAGAAGCTGCTGGCTGTTATGATAAAGCCCTGAAACTGAACTCAGAATATGCAAAAGTCTGGTACAGGAAAGGATACGATTCTTCAAAATTTGGGCAGTACAAAGATGCCGCAAAAAGTTTTGATAAAGCTGTAAACCTTGATGATAATTACACCCTTGCATGGTATGGCAAAGCTTTTGCCCTGGCAAAAACAGGAGACTATGAAGAGGCTCTTGTATGCTACGAAAAAGTTCTTGCCGCTGCCCCTGATAGTGCTGAAATCTGGTACAACAAGGGTCTTCTCCTTGACCAGCTCGAAAGGCACCAGGAAGCTTCAGACTGTTACAGTAAGGCTCTCCAGATAAATCCAGGGTATTCTGTTGCTCGATTCAGATTAAACAAGAATACGGAAGAGCTGTATGGGGGGTTGACTCCCAATTCATCGGAAGGGAAAAAAACGGAGGTCAGTCCTAAAAGTGCAATTTCAGGAGGCTTCTGGTCTTACCTTCTGAACTACAAATATACACTTACTGAGGAGAGCTCGGACATTTCAGAGAACTTTGATGACCTGAGCCCGGAATTCAGTTACGATGCAGCCTGGTACGGCAAAGCTTCAGCATACAGCAAACTTAACATGCATGAGGATGCCCTGGATGCTTACGATACGGCTCTTTCGATTAACCCCTTACGCACCGAAGCCTGGTATGAGAAGGGCTCTGCCCTTGACAAACTCGGAAGAAGTGAGGAAGCTCTGGAGTGTTACAAAAAAGCTCTTGAGATTAACCCGCAGTCGAGCGATGCCTTGTACGGGATGGCTTCTATCTCGAACACCCTTGGAAGATCGGAAGAAGCTATTGCTTACTATGACCAGTTACTTGCTGCCAATGCCAGTGACCCTGAAGCCCTGCAGGGAAAATCGCAGGCCCTTGTAAATCTTGGCAGGTACGAAGAAGCAGTTGAATGTTTCAACCCTCTGCTCGAACTTGAATCGGAAAACATAGAGGCCCTGGATGGCCGGGCTTTTTCCCTGACAAAATCCGGAAGGCAAGAAGAAGCCCTGGAAGACTACGACAGAATCTTGCAGCTTGAACCTTCCAATTCAAAGGCAATGACTGAGAAAGCTTCTTTGTTTGAAGAACTCGGCAGGTATGAAGAAGCTGCTTCAACCTATGGAGAGATTCTCCGGATTACACCTGAGAACAGAGAGATAATGTACCGCCAGGGTAAGGCACTTGAAGCGATGGGAGATTTCGAAGCCGCAATCGCCTGTTATGATCAGATTCTTGCGCTTGACCCGAAAAATATCGATGCGATAAATAACAAGGGTTTTGCTTACGCTAAAATGGAGAAATATCAGGAAGCAATTGCCAGCTATGACAAAGCCATTGAGTATGCCCCAAATAATGCCACCGCCTGGTACTTCAAAGGATGCGCTAACTTCGCGATAAGCAGCAACATTGCTGCCGTTGAAAGCTTTGATAAAGTGGTGACGCTAAAACCAGACTGTATAACGGCGTGGTACAATAGGGGGTATCTATACAATGTAATGGGAGAGGTTAATGAGTCAATCAATTCTTATAACAGCGCTCTTGCAATCAACCCCAATGAACCGTCTGTCCTTTATAACAAGCGTTTTGCACACTACCGCATAAAGGAATACGAAGATGCTTCGGCATGTAAAACAAAACTTGATTCTATCGACCCTGGCTTTGTTACAGCTCTTCAGAACAGGGGAACCCGCATCTTTATCCCCGAAACATACAGAAGTGACCTTAACTACTCTCTGCCTGTAAGATGGTACGAAGAAGAAGGAAACTATTCTAACAATACCAGCATAAACGTAACCGAAACTCCTCAGCAGGTAACCAATACATCCTCCAGAGAGGGGCAGAAGGAACACTGA